From a single Vigna unguiculata cultivar IT97K-499-35 unplaced genomic scaffold, ASM411807v1 contig_3, whole genome shotgun sequence genomic region:
- the LOC114171572 gene encoding uncharacterized protein LOC114171572, protein MSKVYDWFEERLEIQAIADDITSKYVPPHVNIFYCLGGITLTCFLVQVATGFAMTFYYRPTVTEAFASVQYIMTEANFGWLIRSVHRWSASMMVLMMILHVFRVYLTGGFKKPRELTWVTGVVLAVLTASFGVTGYSLPWDQIGYWAVKIVTGVPEAIPVIGSSLVELLRGSSSVGQSTLTRFYSLHTFVLPLLTAVFMLMHFSMIRKQGISGPL, encoded by the exons ATGAGT AAAGTTTATGATTGGTTCGAAGAACGTCTTGAAATTCAGGCGATTGCCGATGATATAACCAGTAAATATGTTCCGCCTCATGTGaacatattttattgtttaggGGGAATTACACTTACTTGTTTTTTAGTCCAAGTAGCAACAGGATTTGCTATGACTTTTTATTATCGCCCAACCGTTACTGAAGCTTTTGCTTCTGTTCAATATATAATGACTGAAGCTAATTTTGGTTGGTTAATCCGATCAGTTCATCGATGGTCGGCAAGTATGATGGTCTTAATGATGATTCTACACGTATTTCGTGTGTATCTTACAGGTGGTTTTAAAAAACCTCGCGAATTAACTTGGGTTACGGGTGTAGTTTTGGCTGTATTAACTGCATCTTTTGGTGTAACTGGTTATTCCTTACCTTGGGATCAAATTGGTTATTGGGCAGTAAAAATAGTAACAGGCGTACCCGAAGCTATTCCTGTAATAGGATCGTCTTTGGTAGAATTATTACGCGGAAGTTCCAGTGTGGGCCAATCTACCTTAACTCGTTTTTATAGTTTGCATACTTTTGTATTACCTCTTCTTACTGCTGTATTTATGTTAATGCACTTTTCAATGATACGTAAGCAAGGCATTTCTGGTCCTTTATAG